A single genomic interval of Eurosta solidaginis isolate ZX-2024a chromosome 3, ASM4086904v1, whole genome shotgun sequence harbors:
- the LOC137244655 gene encoding uncharacterized protein isoform X2, translating into MESTNNANSFNKVFATNIRFNEATSEAEGAAISSAGMVVDQAEGLLQGDQAEDVGTNQIEVNLAGPNGDVLRVLMEIIYKMDQIEQNQRTLSYNQSVLMKMVEEIKQDAVPKSEVLAQQHLMRECKVTLKKVESSVCKITGEVRDKYMDEVASALPLQNVLEVLRVEERLKVEEYAVAMAHMFKIKGISEDIPRVVKEIFSDTLMEEYNWAGAAGKKSLQKLSLFETFLRDVFIHQGHASYEKGMRKAVELSHHRMAQRKFGKKQKLVTAQTSPPAQ; encoded by the exons ATGGAATCTACAAATAATG CGAATTCTTTCAATAAAGTGTTTGCAACGAATATACGTTTTAATGAGGCTACATCTGAAGCCGAAGGTGCTGCCATTTCCTCAGCAGGAATGGTAGTCGATCAGGCTGAAGGACTGCTACAAGGAGATCAGGCTGAAGATGTTGGAACCAACCAAATTGAAGTCAACCTGGCAGGACCTAATGgag ATGTGCTGAGAGTTTTGATGGAGATTATTTATAAGATGGATCAAATTGAACAGAAT CAACGTACACTCAGCTATAATCAAAGCGTACTAATGAAAATGGTGGAGGAAATAAAGCaagat GCGGTACCGAAGAGTGAAGTTTTGGCGCAACAGCACTTAATGCGAGAGTGCAAGGTGACGCTGAAGAAGGTGGAAAGCTCTGTGTGCAAAATTACTGGGGAAGTCAGAGACAAGTACATGGATGAAGTTGCCAGCGCATTACCTCTCCAGAATGTATTAGAGGTTCTAAGGGTAGAAGAAAGATTGAAGGTAGAGGAGTATGCTGTAGCAATG GCTCATATGTTCAAAATTAAGGGCATTTCAGAGGACATACCCCGAGTAGTTAAAGAAATTTTTAGTGACACGTTGATGGAAGAGTACAACTGGGCGGGAGCAGCTGGAAAGAAAAGTCTCCAAAAGCTTTCCTTGTTCGAGACATTTCTTCGCG ATGTATTCATACACCAAGGACATGCATCGTATGAAAAAGGAATGAGAAAGGCGGTTGAACTCAGCCACCACAGGATGGCACAAAGGAAATTcggcaaaaagcaaaaattagttACTGCACAGACAAGCCCACCAGCGCAATGA
- the LOC137244655 gene encoding uncharacterized protein isoform X1, with product MESTNNANSFNKVFATNIRFNEATSEAEGAAISSAGMVVDQAEGLLQGDQAEDVGTNQIEVNLAGPNGDVLRVLMEIIYKMDQIEQNQRTLSYNQSVLMKMVEEIKQDAVPKSEVLAQQHLMRECKVTLKKVESSVCKITGEVRDKYMDEVASALPLQNVLEVLRVEERLKVEEYAVAMKAHMFKIKGISEDIPRVVKEIFSDTLMEEYNWAGAAGKKSLQKLSLFETFLRDVFIHQGHASYEKGMRKAVELSHHRMAQRKFGKKQKLVTAQTSPPAQ from the exons ATGGAATCTACAAATAATG CGAATTCTTTCAATAAAGTGTTTGCAACGAATATACGTTTTAATGAGGCTACATCTGAAGCCGAAGGTGCTGCCATTTCCTCAGCAGGAATGGTAGTCGATCAGGCTGAAGGACTGCTACAAGGAGATCAGGCTGAAGATGTTGGAACCAACCAAATTGAAGTCAACCTGGCAGGACCTAATGgag ATGTGCTGAGAGTTTTGATGGAGATTATTTATAAGATGGATCAAATTGAACAGAAT CAACGTACACTCAGCTATAATCAAAGCGTACTAATGAAAATGGTGGAGGAAATAAAGCaagat GCGGTACCGAAGAGTGAAGTTTTGGCGCAACAGCACTTAATGCGAGAGTGCAAGGTGACGCTGAAGAAGGTGGAAAGCTCTGTGTGCAAAATTACTGGGGAAGTCAGAGACAAGTACATGGATGAAGTTGCCAGCGCATTACCTCTCCAGAATGTATTAGAGGTTCTAAGGGTAGAAGAAAGATTGAAGGTAGAGGAGTATGCTGTAGCAATG AAGGCTCATATGTTCAAAATTAAGGGCATTTCAGAGGACATACCCCGAGTAGTTAAAGAAATTTTTAGTGACACGTTGATGGAAGAGTACAACTGGGCGGGAGCAGCTGGAAAGAAAAGTCTCCAAAAGCTTTCCTTGTTCGAGACATTTCTTCGCG ATGTATTCATACACCAAGGACATGCATCGTATGAAAAAGGAATGAGAAAGGCGGTTGAACTCAGCCACCACAGGATGGCACAAAGGAAATTcggcaaaaagcaaaaattagttACTGCACAGACAAGCCCACCAGCGCAATGA
- the LOC137244645 gene encoding uncharacterized protein, with protein sequence MENRRAHRKNNTHKVYKTIKVKYDTHTKRSIRRYQQTTQQITRLAESTKFLERCKRSGLVPKFIIDATKNITYTINNNINNNKIPCKFKKVVSRYIENGQIKLLNLIIRIKHDLRRQKEKLKSRLKAEITLNLDPYHSTAFFESEDFLINNLSKKVRNTQIIKYENLREKEKEKYNIRAVPEYFCNTTSLDIPKDTQWLLSLGPKHVLPLEKEKFPLFKCIADGENIIQTVQNKERQEIERNNFTVLIQEYMKKSTHSFLDKFMCETLHSTKKFLKNNKQILILNADKGNVTVAMEKNDYTRKMQIIVNNISDYRVLKRDPTTKLQDKNNELVMKMFKNGHIEEKEKNFLISKVANPPRIYGLPKIHKDGIPLRPICSSIGSPSYNLCKYVVRILKNITKSSKYNVKDSTEFKEKVKDTYIYDDESLVSFDVVSLFPSIPVDAAIDIIASRWTDIKEHTCLTKELFMNILKFCVRDNRYFKYNDKIYEQRSGMPMGSPASPVIADIVLDELLTRFEMESKSKPRLLTKYVDDLFAIVKTSEMENMLKLLNTYYKSIRFTMEVEKNNRLPYLDTLIIKNNNKLYIDCYKKQTASGRLINYNSKHAPNTILNTAKNFIRRVLNISDKMFHNKNIAIIRKTLEQNSFPRSLINKLIHKHHTANANNNTTEKGDKIYKSMTYIPGVSERIKGSNLYDKEKYEIAFTYNNTLRPIYSNLKDKIPNHEKSNVVYKIPCNGDGSHVCEQVYVGTTKLKLKTRLSAHKSNIKLRNNNPENKTALAAHCKETGHYPDFENVTILEHEKHYNKRFILETLHILNTPNDIKMNFKSDVDHCAQTYRNLVLKQQHHAAVS encoded by the coding sequence atggagaatcggagagcacaccgaaaaAACAATACACACAAAGTGTATAAAACAATCAAAGTCAAGTATGACACTCACACGAAAAGATCAATTAGACGCTACCAACAAACCACACAACAAATCACTCGACTGGCAGAATCGACAAAATTTTTGGAGAGGTGCAAAAGAAGCGGTTTGGTTCCAAAGTTCATCATAGATGCAACCAAGAACATCACATACACcatcaacaacaatatcaacaacaataaaatcccATGTAAGTTTAAAAAAGTTGTGTCAAGGTACATAGAGAATGGGCAAATAAAACTCCTTAACCTCATTATACGTATAAAGCATGATCTACgaagacaaaaagaaaaattgaaaagtagactaAAAGCAGAAATAACACTAAACCTCGACCCGTATCACTCAACGGCATTCTTTGAGAGCGAGGATTTCCTAATAaataatcttagcaaaaaagtgagaaatacacaaattattaaatacgaaaacttaagagagaaagaaaaagaaaagtacaaCATTAGGGCGGTACCAGAATATTTTTGCAACACAACATCTTTAGACATCCCCAAAGACACACAATGGCTTTTATCTCTAGGTCCAAAACAtgttttaccattagaaaaagaaaaattccccCTTTTCAAATGTATAGCCGACGGAGAAAATATTATCCAAACCGTGCAAAATAAAGAAAGGCAAGAAATCGAAAGAAACAATTTCACGGTATTGATACAAGAATACATGAAAAAGAGTACACACTCATTTCTTGACAAATTCATGTGCGAGACTTTACATTCTAcaaaaaagtttctcaaaaacaacaaacaaattctgatactcaatgcggataagggcaatgtcactgtagcgatggagaaaaatgattatacgaggaaaatgcaaattattgtgaacaatatttctgattacagggtcctaaaaagagatcccacaacaaagctacaggacaaaaacaatgaattagtaatgaaaatgtttaaaaatggccacatagaagaaaaagaaaagaacttCCTAATTTCCAAAGTTGCAAATCCTCCCAGGATTTATGgtttaccaaaaatccataaagatggcataccgttgcgcccgatttgctcatccatcgggtccccttcctataacttatgtaaatatgtagtccgtatacttaaaaatattacaaaatcttcgaaatacaatgtcaaagattccacagagttcaaagaaaaagttaaagacacatacatttacgatgatgagagtttggtgtcgtttgacgtggtttctttgtttcccagcattcccgtggatgcggctatcgacatcattgcctccaggtggactgacattaaagagcacacatgtttaacaaaagaattattcatgaacatattaaaattttgcgtgagggacaatagatattttaaatacaacgacaaaatttacgaacaacgatcaggtatgccaatgggatctccagcctccccagtgatagctgacattgttttagatgaactgctaacaagattcgagatggaatcaaaaagcaaaccccgattgctaaccaaatacgttgacgacttatttgccatcgtcaaaacgagcgaaatggaaaacatgcttaaactacttaatacatattacaaatccatacgatttactatggaagtggagaaaaataacagacttccctaccttgacacattaataattaaaaataataataagttatacattgattgctataaaaaacaaacagcttcgggtagacttatcaattataattccaaacacgcacccaacactattttgaacacagcgaaaaattttataagaagggttcttaacataagtgataagatgtttcacaacaaaaacatagccataattagaaaaaccctggaacaaaattcttttcccaggtcccttataaacaaactgattcacaaacatcacacagcgaacgccaataataatacaaccgagaaaggtgataaaatttataaatcaatgacatatatcccgggagtgtctgaaagaatcaagggttcaaatttatatgacaaagagaaatatgaaatcgcgtttacttacaacaacactctacgaccaatttatagtaatttaaaggacaaaataccaaatcatgagaaatccaacgtggtgtacaaaattccatgtaacggcgacgggtcccacgtatgcgaacaagtatatgtagggacaactaaacttaaactaaagacgaggctttccgcccacaaatcgaatattaaattgagaaataataatccagaaaacaagacagcattggctgctcattgcaaagaaacgggacactatccagattttgaaaacgtaaccattctggaacatgaaaaacattataataagcgcttcattttagaaaccttacacattttgaacacccctaatgatataaaaatgaattttaaatcagatgtagaccattgtgcacaaacctacagaaatttggtcttaaaacaacaacatcacgctgctgttagttaa
- the LOC137244644 gene encoding uncharacterized protein, with amino-acid sequence MENRRAHRKNNTHKVYKTIKVKYDTHTKRSIRRYQQTTQQITRLAESTKFLERCKRSGLVPKFIIDATKNITYTINNNINNNKIPCKFKKVVSRYIENGQIKLLNLIIRIKHDLRRQKEKLKSRLKAEITLNLDPYHSTAFFESEDFLINNLSKKVRNTQIIKYENLREKEKEKYNIRAVPEYFCNTTSLDIPKDTQWLLSLGPKHVLPLEKEKFPLFKCIADGENIIQTVQNKERQEIERNNFTVLIQEYMKKSTHSFLDKFMCETLHSTKKFLKNNKQILILNADKGNVTVAMEKNDYTRKMQIIVNNISDYRVLKRDPTTKLQDKNNELVMKMFKNGHIEEKEKNFLISKVANPPRIYGLPKIHKDGIPLRPICSSIGSPSYNLCKYVVRILKNITKSSKYNVKDSTEFKEKVKDTYIYDDESLVSFDVVSLFPSIPVDAAIDIIASRWTDIKEHTCLTKELFMNILKFCVRDNRYFKYNDKIYEQRSGMPMGSPASPVIADIVLDELLTRFEMESKSKPRLLTKYVDDLFAIVKTSEMENMLKLLNTYYKSIRFTMEVEKNNRLPYLDTLIIKNNNKLYIDWYKKQTASGRLINYNSKHAPNTILNTAKNFIRRVLNISDKMFHNKNIAIIRKTLEQNSFPRSLINKLIHKHHTANANNNTTEKGDKIYKSMTYIPGVSERIKGSNLYDKEKYEIAFTYNNTLRPIYSNLKDKIPNHEKSNVVYKIPCNGDGSHVCEQVYVGTTKLKLKTRLSAHKSNIKLRNNNPENKTALAAHCKETGHYPDFENVTILEHEKHYNKRFILETLHILNTPNDIKMNFKSDVDHCAQTYRSLVLKQQHHAAVS; translated from the coding sequence atggagaatcggagagcacaccgaaaaAACAATACACACAAAGTGTATAAAACAATCAAAGTCAAGTATGACACTCACACGAAAAGATCAATTAGACGCTACCAACAAACCACACAACAAATCACTCGACTGGCAGAATCGACAAAATTTTTGGAGAGGTGCAAAAGAAGCGGTTTGGTTCCAAAGTTCATCATAGATGCAACCAAGAACATCACATACACcatcaacaacaatatcaacaacaataaaatcccATGTAAGTTTAAAAAAGTTGTGTCAAGGTACATAGAGAATGGGCAAATAAAACTCCTTAACCTCATTATACGTATAAAGCATGATCTACgaagacaaaaagaaaaattgaaaagtagactaAAAGCAGAAATAACACTAAACCTCGACCCGTATCACTCAACGGCATTCTTTGAGAGCGAGGATTTCCTAATAaataatcttagcaaaaaagtgagaaatacacaaattattaaatacgaaaacttaagagagaaagaaaaagaaaagtacaaCATTAGGGCGGTACCAGAATATTTTTGCAACACAACATCTTTAGACATCCCCAAAGACACACAATGGCTTTTATCTCTAGGTCCAAAACAtgttttaccattagaaaaagaaaaattccccCTTTTCAAATGTATAGCCGACGGAGAAAATATTATCCAAACCGTGCAAAATAAAGAAAGGCAAGAAATCGAAAGAAACAATTTCACGGTATTGATACAAGAATACATGAAAAAGAGTACACACTCATTTCTTGACAAATTCATGTGCGAGACTTTACATTCTAcaaaaaagtttctcaaaaacaacaaacaaattctgatactcaatgcggataagggcaatgtcactgtagcgatggagaaaaatgattatacgaggaaaatgcaaattattgtgaacaatatttctgattacagggtcctaaaaagagatcccacaacaaagctacaggacaaaaacaatgaattagtaatgaaaatgtttaaaaatggccacatagaagaaaaagaaaagaacttCCTAATTTCCAAAGTTGCAAATCCTCCCAGGATTTATGgtttaccaaaaatccataaagatggcataccgttgcgcccgatttgctcatccatcgggtccccttcctataacttatgtaaatatgtagtccgtatacttaaaaatattacaaaatcttcgaaatacaatgtcaaagattccacagagttcaaagaaaaagttaaagacacatacatttacgatgatgagagtttggtgtcgtttgacgtggtttctttgtttcccagcattcccgtggatgcggctatcgacatcattgcctccaggtggactgacattaaagagcacacatgtttaacaaaagaattattcatgaacatattaaaattttgcgtgagggacaatagatattttaaatacaacgacaaaatttacgaacaacgatcaggtatgccaatgggatctccagcctccccagtgatagctgacattgttttagatgaactgctaacaagattcgagatggaatcaaaaagcaaaccccgattgctaaccaaatacgttgacgacttatttgccatcgtcaaaacgagcgaaatggaaaacatgcttaaactacttaatacatattacaaatccatacgatttactatggaagtggagaaaaataacagacttccctaccttgacacattaataattaaaaataataataagttatacattgattggtataaaaaacaaacagcttcgggtagacttatcaattataattccaaacacgcacccaacactattttgaacacagcgaaaaattttataagaagggttcttaacataagtgataagatgtttcacaacaaaaacatagccataattagaaaaaccctggaacaaaattcttttcccaggtcccttataaacaaactgattcacaaacatcacacagcgaacgccaataataatacaaccgagaaaggtgataaaatttataaatcaatgacatatatcccgggagtgtctgaaagaatcaagggttcaaatttatatgacaaagagaaatatgaaatcgcgtttacttacaacaacactctacgaccaatttatagtaatttaaaggacaaaataccaaatcatgagaaatccaacgtggtgtacaaaattccatgtaacggcgacgggtcccacgtatgcgaacaagtatatgtagggacaactaaacttaaactaaagacgaggctttccgcccacaaatcgaatattaaattgagaaataataatccagaaaacaagacagcattggctgctcattgcaaagaaacgggacactatccagattttgaaaacgtaaccattctggaacatgaaaaacattataataagcgcttcattttagaaaccttacacattttgaacacccctaatgatataaaaatgaattttaaatcagatgtagaccattgtgcacaaacctacagaagtttggtcttaaaacaacaacatcacgctgctgttagttaa
- the LOC137244651 gene encoding uncharacterized protein: protein MVNILYFGIQDQLVSKQFSFLEAQEEVLIDVGVNGLKLFNSSSRVLWPILGALVHFPSVDPFVIASFSGFKKPENINDFMAKFASEAKSLRENGIAVGPNKVLLRFDVRVFICDSPVRAFVSGVMSFNAKHGCPRCYIGGDWDGKVYLPTTSGIPRTDISFEKRDHVSHHSPQFRQQKPVLEDAGFKMVSQFPLDCMHLVDLGVVKRFLKSLNSDANIRKINENIKFISNYFPSEFCRTARSLDEVSRWKATEFRQFLLYTGIFVLKDCISSELYFLFLLLHTGIRLLSSERSFRSEADVAQDILEHFVTQFSIMFGKESVTFNIHGLLHLSECVKDLGPLDSFSAYRFENFMQFLKKIVRKPNQILQQLFLRLKERQDVSSSIQKPSKLCSFDIDLKKDKDCFCYSKKVGPIKVVELVGSGELEIVQCTVFRKTQNFFDVPVSSSDSLGIVVASEPSLNLVDLKREDLDYKYFCIPQESKFLLIPLLHHLFHEFSN, encoded by the coding sequence atggtaaatattttgtactttggTATACAAGACCAACTAGTttctaaacaattttcatttttggaGGCACAAGAAGAGGTTTTAATTGATGTAGGAGTAAATGGTCTCAAACTTTTTAACAGTTCAAGTCGAGTTTTATGGCCTATTCTTGGAGCACTAGTACATTTTCCTAGTGTTGATCCTTTTGTTATAGCTAGCTTCTCAGGTTTTAAAAAGCCTGAAAATATTAATGATTTTATGGCTAAGTTCGCTTCAGAGGCAAAATCCCTGCGAGAAAACGGTATTGCTGTCGGTCCCAATAAAGTGTTGTTAAGATTTGATGTGCGTGTGTTCATTTGCGACTCCCCAGTTAGGGCGTTTGTTAGTGGTGTTATGTCATTTAATGCCAAACATGGATGCCCCAGGTGTTATATAGGGGGTGACTGGGATGGGAAAGTATATTTACCCACAACGTCTGGTATACCCAGGACGGATATAAGTTTTGAGAAAAGAGATCATGTGTCTCACCACAGTCCTCAATTCAGGCAACAGAAACCCGTTTTAGAAGATGCCGGCTTTAAAATGGTTTCTCAGTTTCCACTAGACTGTATGCATTTGGTAGATTTAGGTGTcgtaaaaaggtttttaaaaagtttgaatagCGATGCAAATATCCGaaagataaatgaaaatattaaatttatttcgaaTTACTTTCCGTCTGAATTCTGTCGTACTGCGAGAAGTTTAGATGAAGTTAGTCGGTGGAAAGCAACGGAATTCAGACAGTTCCTGCTATACACaggcatttttgttttaaaagacTGCATAAGTAGTGAGTTGTACTTCCTTTTCCTACTACTACATACCGGCATTCGACTTCTTTCAAGTGAAAGGTCGTTTAGGTCTGAGGCTGATGTTGCCCAAGATATATTAGAGCATTTCGTCACGCAGTTCAGTATAATGTTTGGGAAGGAAAGCGTTACTTTCAACATTCATGGTTTATTACACTTGTCAGAATGTGTCAAAGACCTTGGTCCTTTAGATTCCTTTTCTGCTTACaggtttgaaaattttatgcaatttttaaaaaagatagTAAGAAAACCAAATCAAATATTGCAACAGCTGTTTTTAAGGTTGAAAGAAAGGCAGGATGTAAGTTCATCGATTCAAAAACCTTCCAAGCTATGCTCTTTCGATATTgatttaaagaaagataaagactGTTTTTGTTATAGCAAAAAAGTCGGCCCTATAAAGGTAGTAGAACTTGTAGGGTCAGGAGAATTGGAAATAGTGCAATGTACTGTTTTTCGGAAAACGCAAAATTTTTTCGATGTACCTGTTAGCTCCTCCGATAGTTTAGGTATTGTTGTTGCAAGTGAGCCAAGCTTAAATTTGGTTGATTTAAAGAGAGAAGATCTTGATTACAAGTACTTCTGTATCCCTCAGGAAAGCAAATTTTTGCTTATACCCCTTCTTCACCACCTATTCCATGAGTTTTCCAATTAA
- the LOC137246797 gene encoding CDGSH iron-sulfur domain-containing protein 3, mitochondrial isoform X1, producing the protein MSVLIRYARSQQPSLRRLYCSTKSSNSVTESEIKTIPKNLLEDTQTSQLQRENGTIYDKKPFKLRLEANKLYSWCLCGKSKNQPICDGTHRNVFLKIKLRPVRFQVDKTGDYWLCNCKQTKHRPFCDGTHKQPDIQAAVKFS; encoded by the exons ATGTCGGTTTTAATACGATATGCACGAAGCCAGCAACCTTCGTTG CGACGACTGTATTGCTCCACAAAGTCATCAAATTCAGTAACAGAAAGTGAGATTAAAACCATTCCTAAAAATCTATTGGAAGATACACAAACATCACAGCTGCAACGAGAAAATGGAACTATTTATGATAAAAAACCATTCAAACTTCGCCTGGAAGCAA ATAAACTTTATAGTTGGTGCCTTTGTGGAAAATCGAAAAACCAACCCATTTGCGATGGCACACATAGgaatgtttttttgaaaattaaattgcG GCCTGTAAGATTTCAAGTGGACAAAACCGGTGACTATTGGTTGTGTAATTGCAAACAAACAAAACATCGTCCATTTTGCGATGGCACTCATAAACAACCTGACATTCAAGCCGCTGTTAAATTTAGCTAA
- the LOC137246797 gene encoding CDGSH iron-sulfur domain-containing protein 3, mitochondrial isoform X2, protein MQMHVSVIVNYGKMRRLYCSTKSSNSVTESEIKTIPKNLLEDTQTSQLQRENGTIYDKKPFKLRLEANKLYSWCLCGKSKNQPICDGTHRNVFLKIKLRPVRFQVDKTGDYWLCNCKQTKHRPFCDGTHKQPDIQAAVKFS, encoded by the exons ATGCAGATGCATGTGAGCGTAATCGTAAATTATGGAAAAATG CGACGACTGTATTGCTCCACAAAGTCATCAAATTCAGTAACAGAAAGTGAGATTAAAACCATTCCTAAAAATCTATTGGAAGATACACAAACATCACAGCTGCAACGAGAAAATGGAACTATTTATGATAAAAAACCATTCAAACTTCGCCTGGAAGCAA ATAAACTTTATAGTTGGTGCCTTTGTGGAAAATCGAAAAACCAACCCATTTGCGATGGCACACATAGgaatgtttttttgaaaattaaattgcG GCCTGTAAGATTTCAAGTGGACAAAACCGGTGACTATTGGTTGTGTAATTGCAAACAAACAAAACATCGTCCATTTTGCGATGGCACTCATAAACAACCTGACATTCAAGCCGCTGTTAAATTTAGCTAA